TTGTCTGCATTTCTGTGCAGTTCATATCACTGTTGCCGTGCAGGCTCCCTCGCGTACTGGCTGCAAGCttacacctgtgtatgctggttgcttgggactgcatgctggctgcggtgtaGTGTGTGAcctgtggcctgtgtttgtggattCCTGTGTCtgtctgcatctctgtggctCATGTCTCtgatgcaggctggctgcatgcgctttgtgtactggctgtgggtatcCCAATGCATGCTGGCTGTGGGCTTTCGGTTTGTCTCTGTGACATGGGTTGTTTTTGCTCTGGCGtattggctgcagtggactcCATgtttgctggttgccaggggcaacatccagtactgcagcctgtgtgttcacttccctgttcatgcaggctcccctccctgtttggttctgatggggttaacttcccctggtctattcctgggtgtggcttatcaggagCCCATTTATCTAGCTATATctacctgtgagctgtggggctagGAGTCAGTCTGTCctgtgccttactgggtgtagctccttgctgctgactcagtttttttttttttttgctatctcATGTTTGGctgtttttctccacaaggcaaaCACACAAAACttatctgcaggattaaaatatgtCATTGACATTCAAACACAAGCATTGGCAACAAATCTCTATTGCAGTATATGAAACGGCATCACCAAATCAAGTGGGAAAATAGAATTGGCCAGCATTCGATAAAGTTTGTCCTCTTTCTCCCAGTCTTCTTTGTGACAGCCAGGCCACATCCCCAAGCAGTACAGTGACCTTATCAGCAgcatcttcttcttctcctgctcatactcctcctccttgtcttctgttCCATCATGAGACATCGATAACAGAATGTGCGACCATGGGAAATCTATTCAcaaccagcaattagcttgtgtgCAAACTGAACTCCCACGTGGCCAAGTTTCTGGCAgtgcagttgctgctgtaccacttagttgtggtaatTGCAGTGCAGTTTCATTCCTTCACCAAAATTTAACTCACAACAAGTAGCAGAAGCTGCTGCCCCAAACCTGATGCAAACAGCTAGGTTCAGTTGTACCTGGACTTTGCCCTTTCTCTGGCACACACCCTGTTCCCTAACCCTATGGACTTCTGGGAatgcagattggaacagtggctggaAACGGCCAAGTTTGCTATCACAGTACTATGTTTTCCAGCCTCTTGTGTCATTTCCGGGAGGGTTTTCCTCATGGCAGGTGGCAATGTTTGCAAAACATTAGCTTTGTCAAAATAATTCACGTGGATACTTGAGGATTTTCACACATTTCCAGCAGATgacaatgaatagatctgcagtGAACTGTGACTAAGGCTGGGGTCCCCTATGGTGGTATTTAGAGGAAtattgttgtgacgccagttgcaatgaagcaacaagggaCAGAGTCCCCTTAAgtagatggtggtggtggtacccaggtgtaggaattccagagtggtgtaagggtgcctataatgtccctttagatgtggctgtgcacatgtcacggtgctcccacctggatatcctggaaccccaggtgTTGACGTCCAAAGCAGAGCAAGGGATAGTTGGTGAAGGGGATGATGAaatgaattgagtccagaccttgtgttgAAGTTGAAAAGtaactttacttgaataaactttcatcaggaaacaatcttccaactttatcatggttaccagcaggctttggcataaaaactctggcaggcaaaatCACttggctctgctatatctgttgctctctggctctgcttttCTAACAGGATTAATTAGAATTCTTTCTTTTCTGCTGAACTTTACTTtctgtagtctggtctgtctGTATCTTTATCCAGGGAAGTTCTCCTCCTGCCTTCTGAAGCTCTTTGCTTTTTCCTCTTGTTCCAGCAGAGCTGATGGTGCTCTGCTGGCTGGAACACAACCTTCCCCTTGGAGGGGTACTCCAGACTCACTTCTGCAGGACTAGTCCCGGAGGGAAGAGGGCCTGCTTCCTTCCCCATAGAGGGGGTAAGCTAAACCAACTTCTTACTAACTAGAGAGGTGTAAAAGGTGGGGCGTTACAGATCTGCCATTGCTGGCTATTTATGATCAGCCCAGTGATGCGACTGCCTGCCTGTTCAtggtgttccatactgtactgcagcTGCTGCTCCATCTGGTGCCATTACTAATACCCCTAAATGGCTGCACATTGCCTGCCTTTTTTGTGAGGTTTCTCATTGCACTGCTGCTCCCAAAAAGTGAGAATTTTTGGGCAGGCATCTGCCTCCAATACAGGACAATTATTGGAATGTTTTTAATTTTACAAAGCATAACACATGCGACGacacagtgtgtttttaaacaggctgctTAACACTGTCAATAATGTGTTTACCCAGAGCTATAAATATCAGTGTCATTCTGACATTATTTAATGTTAAAGGACTTAAAAGGGGgagaggagagaaaaaaataaaaaagaaagaaacacaAGAGAAATAATTTGTGTCCTAGGAGATCTTagagtgtgatataccagatcTCAGGCCAATCGGAGCACTTGTAATTGAGGTAGAATCGATTCAGACCCAAATCGAAATCTTGGAGTGATTTGTTCGAATTGGACCCAAataaaatttcaagaaattctctcatctctaaggctactttcacttctgcgctttccctttccgctattgagttccatcaaaggatctcaatagcggaggaaaacgcttctgttttgtccccattcattgtcaatggggacaaaactgaactgaattaaACGGagagcaccagaatgcattctgttccgtttggttgcatccccatcgtagacagaataacgctgcaaacagcttttttctgtccacgatgtggtgcggagcaagatgtATCCGTCAtggctcacaatgtaagtcaatggggacggatccgttttcttggacacaatagaaaacagatccatcccctattgactttcaatggtgttcatgacggatccgtcatggctattttaaagataatacaaccggatccagatgcagacagttgtaagacggaagcgtttttgctgatccatgactgatccagcaaaaccgcaggtgtgaaagtagcctaattcatgTCTTGTAGAAGTGTTTCATTTTGTCAACTGATAAGAAAAACTCTAATAAAGTGCATACAATACACTGGGGTCTAGCATAAATTACTATAACCAGAAAGAAACAAACCAATAACCCCACAAAAAACTAGGAAAacactcatataaaatatatgaagttTATTAAGACATAAAGTAAACATACAATGACAAAAGCACAAGGCAATGTGGGGATTGGGCCGCCCCGTGTATCGGAGCCGTAAAcccccaccctcacatataccgtACTGACACGGGAACGTGCCAGAAACACAAGGTGCTAAGCCGCACTATAGTGGGTGAGATGTAGATTCACCCAAAATAACATGTAGATAAATGCATACCGCAGGTGTACATGAAATCACACATACCATGGTTGCCCACCACAGTAAGTGGCGGCCGTGGCCTGCCTATATAGTAGGGCAGAAAAATGGTCACAATGGATGATGAAATCATCTCTAAAATCAGCTTCAAGCAAGTAGGGTAGAAATTTGATGGGTGTTAAGGGGGAATGGATGATGAAATCATAACAGAGCAACAATAGCACGTGTAAGAAGTAACAACCAAATAGAGGCACAAAGCATGAACTACAGAATGCATGAGTTACCCATAATGTGTGGAGGCACCAAGTGTCTGACCAGAGCtgcacctcgacgcgcgtttcgccaggAAAAGGCTTTGTTATATTGAAGTGTTTCATTTTCGCCTGGACATAAGAAAAACTAGCAGTggagtatatttttttcatatcctTCATCTTGCAGGAAAGTTCTGGTGAAACGACGAGTAGACTTGAAAAACCCATCTCGGTGTCTGTAAATGGTAAGAGCCTTTcatcaatctttttttattgtaaatgttttttttaggaaGTTCAGAGAAACAAAAATGATTGGAGGGTAAATGCCGATTCAGAATAAAGGTCACATGATATGATAGGCCAAAGAATCTGTAGTATGTGGACACATGGGGTCCTTCTCGAGTCAGAGTGCTTCGGTTGTCCATATGTCCCTCTCAGACAGGTTCCCACCTTGCAGGGGAGATCAGTAGTAGAGAATGTAAGCATTCAGTCAGATTAGGGCCTGGTCCTAAAGATGAAGGGTAAATAGCCATTGAAATAATAACTGGAAAAGTGAAGGCATCTAATAATGATAAGAGAAATAAGGAGAGGAGGACACTTGCAATTCAGCTGGTAAAATTCTGATTAAACCAAACCTGCTGAGATGAGAGtacttgtaataaaaaaaaaaaactggtttccATATCACAAGACCATCAATGGTAAGGAAAAGGTAGCAGTTATCTAAAGACCGATCAAAGGCAATTTAAAATAAATGAACCTTTTAGTCAAGAGGgaggttctgcaaaaaaaagtgtgtaaagTACTTTTACCAAACTATTCTTCGGTCAGTACAGGCCAGCATCACAGGAGATGTTGCAGGAAGCCCAGCAGGGTAGAAGGGGAAGGTGGGGGAAAAGGCAGTTTTGCAGATCTGAGGAGACCAAAGAATTTCTAGACTGATGTGATCCAGCTAAGAAGGAAGTTGCCAAGGAGAGCCAGGCAGCCAAGATCACAGGAGGTAGATCTTGATCCTGAAGGAATCCTGGGTCTGAGAATAGATGAGCCTTACCTATTTCTGACAAAAGGGGCAAAGGGAATCGCCAGTGATAGGAGATCCCTCAATCCTGAAACAAGTCAACCAGTGGTTTTAGAATAAAACGTGGCACCAATATGTGGTTGGGAAAAGTTTATATCCGTGTTTTTATGCAGGGGATTCTACAGGTAATTGAAGATAGTAGTGATCACATTTCCTGGCTTGCAATTGTCTCAATAAAACTcagaaaataatatcattttgtTTCATTTTCAAGTGGAAGACCGGATGAGAGACTCCTATGGACATCTTCATTTATCTTCCCATCATGAAGCAGAAGATAACAATATCACACATGATGATTCAATAACTCCTAATGTACCCTCAGTCTTTCACAGCAGAGATCTATCCACTGATACTGCTGGTCACAAGAAACCTTCATCTAAGCAATTACTGATTGGCAAAACAAGAACTAAACAGAAATGTGGGAACATTTTTTCTAGTCggaaacattttaaaaagaaaTCTACTCTTTTTTTGCATGAGAGAAATAGCAGAGATAATGGGTCATTTTCATGCTTGACTTGTGGAAAATCATTTAGCATGAAATCCATTctagttagacatcagagaactcacacaaggGAGAatccatattcatgtcctgaatgtgggaaaggcTTTAACAATCAATCAACTTTTATTCTGCATCAGAGAactcatacaggggagaagccattttcatgtcttgaatgtggaaagtgctttagtcagaaatcacatcttgttacacatcagagaactcacacaggggagaagccatttatgtgttgtgaatgtgggaaatgttttagtcacaaatcaagtcttgttaaacACCATAGAAGTCACACAGGGCAGAAGTCATTTTCATGTCttgaatgtggaaaatcttttagcatgaaatccattctagttagacatcagagaactcatacaggggagaagccattttcatgtcttgaATGTGGAAAGTGCTTTAGTCAGAAATCCATTctagttagacatcagagaactcacacaaggAAGAatccatattcatgtcctgaatgtgggaaaggcTTTAACAATCACTTACATTTTATTcggcatcagagaactcacacaggggagaagccaattATGTGTCTTGAATGTGGTAAGTATTTTGGTGCGAAATCAATGCTTATAAAACATGTAATAAGTCAcataggagagaagccattttcatcttCAGAATGTGTTAAACCTTTTAGCCAGAAATCCCATGTTGAGGAACATGAAAAACTCCACTTAgaggagaagccatttttatgtttacaatgtgggaaatgctttaagaCTCAGTCAAGTTTTTTTCGGCATCAGAGAactcatacaggggagaagccattttcatgtcttgaATGCGGAAAGTGCTATAGTCGAAAATCTATTCTTGTTacccatcagagaactcacacaggagagaagtcaTTTGTGTGTCCTGAATGTGGGGAGTGTTTTGATGTGAAGTCGTTTCTTATacaacatcaaagaattcacacaggggagaagcaattttcatgctcagaatgtgagaaatgttttagtaAGAAATAcaatcttgttagacatcagagaactcacacaaaggtgaagccattttcatgtcttgaatgtgggaaatgttttcataGTCAATCAAATTTTTCTGAGCATCAGAAAtctcatacaggagagaagccattttcatgtattCAATGCGGAAAATACTTTAGTtcgaaatcaaatcttgttacacatcagaaaactcacacaggagagaagccatttgtgTGTCCTGAATGCGGGAAATGTTTTGgtaagaaatcaaatcttgttacccatcagagaactcacacaggagagaagccatttgtgtgtcctgaatgtgggaagtgttttgatGAGAAGTCATTTCTTATAcgacatcaaagaattcacacaggggagaagccgtttttatgttcagaatgtgggaaatgttttagtcaaaaatcacatcttgttacacatcagagaactcacacaggggagaagtcaTTTTCATGTCTTGAATGTGGAAAGTGCTTTAGTCAGAAATcgtatcttgttatacatcagagaactcacatagGAGCAAATCGGAGAACTCAAATAGGAGAGATGCCATTTATGTGTCCTGACTGTGGGAAGTATTTTACGTTGAGATCAAGGCTTAACTATCATctaagaagtcacacaggggagaagccatttccatgtcTTGAATGCGGAAAAGGTTTTAGtcataaatcacatcttgttagacatcagagaaatcacacaggggagaagccatttatgtgttctgaatgtgggaagtatTTTACAGCGAGATCAAGGCTTAACTATCATCTaaaaagtcacacaggggagaagccatttccatgtcttgaatgcgggaaatgttttgttcagaaatcacatcttgttagacatcagagaagtcacacaggggagaagccatttatgtgttctgaatgtgggaagtgttttggtGTGAAATCAGTGCTTATAAAACATGTAAGAAGTCACATACAGTAAGAGAGACGCCATTttaatgttcagaatgtgggaaatgttttagccaGAAACCAAATCTTGTAAAACATCTAAGAACCCActtaggagagaagccattttcatgtcttaAATGCGGTAAATCTTTTGGTATAAAGCAAATCTTATTAGACATCAGAAATGTTTAACCTGTCAAGCAAGTGTTGTTCGACATCACAGAACTCACAACATATAGGAGAAGCCACATTTATGTGGAAAATTTGGCAAGTCTTTTATTCAGAAATCAAGTCTTgctaaacatgagagaattcacttAGAAAAGAAGCCATTGTAATGTTCAGATTGTAAGACATGTGAGAGATGTGGAGCTTCATTGTGAGATCTGCTGCCTAATCATGTATTCTGTATAACTTAAAACGGTTGTCCAGTTTCACATATTAATGACCTAGGGAGGATATCATGGACATCTTTGCATGTGATCAAACCCCCTTCCACCATCAATCAGAcagcataccgtatttttcgccccataagacgcactttttctccccccaaaatggggggaaaatgcccctgcgtcttatggggcgaatgctgccagctTTACATCGCAAactgcgatgtacgagcgagcggggattcggggagggactgggaggaggagctgggggccggcaatagcggcggggcggtgaagtcactgtactatagccccgccgctccggtatactaatataaaatgtcttattcaattaatagttattaaacatgccccctcactcctattattaccttacatcctaactgcttcagtagaatgcaggcaggccgggcgggcggcagcgtaactccctgatgtcacgtgcctgtgccgcctactttatgaatgaagcaggcggcgcaggcaagtgacgtcagtgagtgacgtgccGGCCGCATGGCCTGCCTGCCTCCATTGTACTGAAGCCTCCATTGTACTGaagttaggatgtaaggtactattaggagttggggggcatgtttaataactattaattgaataagacatcttatatttgtatactggagcggcgggggatctgtggatgacatttttatgggggacatctgtggatggcacagttatgggctggggggtctgtggatggcacagttatgggctgggggggtctgtggatggcactgttatggggtggggggggtctgtggatggcacatatataacagtgccacccacagatcccccctctaaaagtgccatccacagatcccccctgtaacagtgccagccacagatcccccccataacagtgtccgtcatccacagatcccccccccataacagtgtccgtcatccacagatcccccccataacagtgtccgtcatccacagatccctcccataacagtgtccgtcatccacagatcccccccataacagtgtccgtcatccacagatcccccccataacagtgtccgtcatccacagatcctccccataacagtgtcagtcatccacagatcccgtcatccacagatccccagtaatagtgccatccacagaccaccattagttccaaacccaccaaacacacagcacagcttttggttaaaaatattttttttcttattttcctccccaaaaacctaggtgcgtcttatgggccggtgcgtcttatagggcgaaaaatacggtacttgcaaAACAGTTAAAAGGAACTCTATGGGCGGTATTGACCCTATGAGGTCTGGACTAAAGGAAATGCAGCCAGTGGGGATGCTGTATGTGGTCCTGAAGTAAACTGCGCCAGACTGGCCCACAAGGTTACAGGTGAATCCACcgatgggcccctgagcaaggtgggcccctagtatcCCACCCCATGCACAAGTGGcaaataacacagtagacttgctgcactacatacatatattcaatgcacagcacctcaaccagcctatgttcatataacaaACTTCATAGAAGAAACtctccagtttattattatagacaggaTCAGATAGCCGAGATGTAttttaggtatagaggaaagctagccagtagctgcagggacccccatattcaagcatctggtagcatcttgctgctgtgtgagcaggtaatatttgaatgtatctgtacagtggac
The genomic region above belongs to Bufo gargarizans isolate SCDJY-AF-19 chromosome 4, ASM1485885v1, whole genome shotgun sequence and contains:
- the LOC122934736 gene encoding oocyte zinc finger protein XlCOF6-like isoform X1, translated to MMENHQSLTSPDGSSQRNPPERCPSPQYSQDCPEEKPNIPLDHQESSGETTSRLEKPISVSVNVEDRMRDSYGHLHLSSHHEAEDNNITHDDSITPNVPSVFHSRDLSTDTAGHKKPSSKQLLIGKTRTKQKCGNIFSSRKHFKKKSTLFLHERNSRDNGSFSCLTCGKSFSMKSILVRHQRTHTRENPYSCPECGKGFNNQSTFILHQRTHTGEKPFSCLECGKCFSQKSHLVTHQRTHTGEKPFMCCECGKCFSHKSSLVKHHRSHTGQKSFSCLECGKSFSMKSILVRHQRTHTGEKPFSCLECGKCFSQKSILVRHQRTHTRKNPYSCPECGKGFNNHLHFIRHQRTHTGEKPIMCLECGKYFGAKSMLIKHVISHIGEKPFSSSECVKPFSQKSHVEEHEKLHLEEKPFLCLQCGKCFKTQSSFFRHQRTHTGEKPFSCLECGKCYSRKSILVTHQRTHTGEKSFVCPECGECFDVKSFLIQHQRIHTGEKQFSCSECEKCFSKKYNLVRHQRTHTKVKPFSCLECGKCFHSQSNFSEHQKSHTGEKPFSCIQCGKYFSSKSNLVTHQKTHTGEKPFVCPECGKCFGKKSNLVTHQRTHTGEKPFVCPECGKCFDEKSFLIRHQRIHTGEKPFLCSECGKCFSQKSHLVTHQRTHTGEKSFSCLECGKCFSQKSYLVIHQRTHIGANRRTQIGEMPFMCPDCGKYFTLRSRLNYHLRSHTGEKPFPCLECGKGFSHKSHLVRHQRNHTGEKPFMCSECGKYFTARSRLNYHLKSHTGEKPFPCLECGKCFVQKSHLVRHQRSHTGEKPFMCSECGKCFGVKSVLIKHVRSHIQ
- the LOC122934736 gene encoding oocyte zinc finger protein XlCOF6-like isoform X2 → MRDSYGHLHLSSHHEAEDNNITHDDSITPNVPSVFHSRDLSTDTAGHKKPSSKQLLIGKTRTKQKCGNIFSSRKHFKKKSTLFLHERNSRDNGSFSCLTCGKSFSMKSILVRHQRTHTRENPYSCPECGKGFNNQSTFILHQRTHTGEKPFSCLECGKCFSQKSHLVTHQRTHTGEKPFMCCECGKCFSHKSSLVKHHRSHTGQKSFSCLECGKSFSMKSILVRHQRTHTGEKPFSCLECGKCFSQKSILVRHQRTHTRKNPYSCPECGKGFNNHLHFIRHQRTHTGEKPIMCLECGKYFGAKSMLIKHVISHIGEKPFSSSECVKPFSQKSHVEEHEKLHLEEKPFLCLQCGKCFKTQSSFFRHQRTHTGEKPFSCLECGKCYSRKSILVTHQRTHTGEKSFVCPECGECFDVKSFLIQHQRIHTGEKQFSCSECEKCFSKKYNLVRHQRTHTKVKPFSCLECGKCFHSQSNFSEHQKSHTGEKPFSCIQCGKYFSSKSNLVTHQKTHTGEKPFVCPECGKCFGKKSNLVTHQRTHTGEKPFVCPECGKCFDEKSFLIRHQRIHTGEKPFLCSECGKCFSQKSHLVTHQRTHTGEKSFSCLECGKCFSQKSYLVIHQRTHIGANRRTQIGEMPFMCPDCGKYFTLRSRLNYHLRSHTGEKPFPCLECGKGFSHKSHLVRHQRNHTGEKPFMCSECGKYFTARSRLNYHLKSHTGEKPFPCLECGKCFVQKSHLVRHQRSHTGEKPFMCSECGKCFGVKSVLIKHVRSHIQ